In Bacteroides coprosuis DSM 18011, the following are encoded in one genomic region:
- a CDS encoding UPF0161 protein yidD (COGs: COG0759 conserved hypothetical protein~HAMAP: Protein of unknown function DUF37~InterPro IPR002696~KEGG: bfs:BF0077 hypothetical protein~PFAM: Protein of unknown function DUF37~SPTR: UPF0161 protein BACCOP_00828;~TIGRFAM: Protein of unknown function DUF37~manually curated~IMG reference gene:2504106033~PFAM: Domain of unknown function DUF37~TIGRFAM: conserved hypothetical protein YidD), translating to MKNLIHNISKVITSILLLPIYFYRAAISPLLGPSCRFTPTCSQYAIQALKKHGPIKGLYLTIKRILRCHPWGGSGYDPVP from the coding sequence GTGAAGAATTTGATTCATAACATAAGTAAAGTTATTACAAGTATTTTATTGTTGCCAATATACTTTTATAGAGCAGCAATATCTCCTTTGCTAGGACCATCGTGCAGATTCACGCCTACATGTTCCCAATATGCAATTCAAGCTTTAAAAAAGCATGGTCCTATAAAAGGGCTATATCTCACTATCAAACGAATATTAAGATGTCATCCATGGGGAGGTTCTGGTTACGACCCTGTACCATGA
- a CDS encoding TatD-related deoxyribonuclease (COGs: COG0084 Mg-dependent DNase~InterPro IPR001130~KEGG: bth:BT_3229 TatD-related DNase~PFAM: Deoxyribonuclease, TatD-related~SPTR: Putative uncharacterized protein;~manually curated~IMG reference gene:2504106034~PFAM: TatD related DNase): MKKILNIHSHLNLEQRDDTIYSTIYPKLPKATIKYGSIGIHPWYIPPLEEINWENFVEEASKNKIIVIGECGLDTFSEIPLDTQIKVFQKQIEVSEMLKKPLLIHMVRTTDELLAIRNQLNPTQPWIIHGFRGKPQLAQQYYRHEMYLSIGSKFNTKTVLAIPLNKILLETDESDETIDSLVDRIAQLKKISPQTLIKQIYENTESIFFR, translated from the coding sequence ATGAAGAAAATACTAAATATTCACAGTCATCTCAATTTAGAGCAAAGAGATGATACAATTTACAGCACAATTTATCCTAAACTGCCTAAAGCTACGATTAAATATGGTTCAATAGGCATTCACCCTTGGTATATCCCCCCTTTGGAAGAGATTAATTGGGAGAATTTTGTAGAAGAAGCTAGCAAAAACAAAATTATAGTTATCGGAGAATGTGGATTAGATACTTTTTCAGAGATTCCACTAGACACTCAAATCAAAGTATTCCAAAAACAAATAGAGGTCTCTGAAATGCTTAAAAAGCCTCTTCTCATACATATGGTTCGTACAACAGATGAACTATTAGCGATTCGTAATCAATTAAACCCCACACAACCCTGGATTATTCACGGATTCAGAGGAAAACCTCAACTAGCACAGCAATATTATAGACATGAAATGTACCTTTCCATAGGTAGTAAATTTAATACTAAAACAGTCTTAGCAATCCCTTTAAATAAGATTCTACTTGAAACTGATGAATCCGATGAAACTATTGACTCTCTAGTAGATCGGATAGCCCAATTAAAAAAAATATCGCCTCAAACTCTTATAAAACAGATATATGAGAATACCGAAAGTATTTTTTTTAGATGA
- a CDS encoding Tyrosyl-tRNA synthetase (COGs: COG0162 Tyrosyl-tRNA synthetase~HAMAP: Tyrosyl-tRNA synthetase, class Ib~InterPro IPR002307:IPR002305:IPR002942~KEGG: bvu:BVU_1191 putative tyrosyl-tRNA synthetase 1~PFAM: Aminoacyl-tRNA synthetase, class Ib; RNA-binding S4~PRIAM: Tyrosine--tRNA ligase~SPTR: Tyrosyl-tRNA synthetase;~TIGRFAM: Tyrosyl-tRNA synthetase, class Ib~IMG reference gene:2504106035~PFAM: tRNA synthetases class I (W and Y)~TIGRFAM: tyrosyl-tRNA synthetase), translating to MNFVDELKWRGMVHDMMPGTEELLAKEQVSAYVGIDPTADSLHIGHLVSVMMLRHLQRCGHKPFALIGGATGMIGDPSGKSLERNLLDDTTLRHNQAAIKKQLSKFLDFDSDAENKAELVNNYDWMKNFTFLDFVRDVGKHITVNYMMAKDSVKKRLTGEARDGLSFTEFTYQLLQAYDYLHLLESRGVKLQMGGSDQWGNITTGAELIRRTNGQEVFGLTCPLITKADGGKFGKTESGNIWLDRRYTSPYKFYQFWLNVSDEDAARYIKIFTTLSQEVVTELTEEHSKAPHERILQKRLAKEITVMVHSEEDYEAAVEASEILFGKSTSETLRKIDEDTLLSVFEGVPQFEIEKSLLNDGTKAIDLFVDHAEIFPSKGELRKLIKNNGVSLNKEKLDDPEMLITDKELLNNKYLLVQRGKKNYFLVIAK from the coding sequence ATGAATTTTGTAGACGAACTGAAATGGCGTGGAATGGTACACGATATGATGCCGGGTACCGAAGAATTATTAGCTAAAGAGCAAGTTTCAGCTTACGTAGGTATCGACCCTACAGCAGACTCATTGCATATTGGACACTTAGTGAGTGTAATGATGCTCCGCCACTTACAGCGTTGTGGTCATAAACCTTTTGCCCTAATTGGTGGAGCAACAGGTATGATTGGAGACCCTTCAGGAAAATCTTTAGAAAGAAATCTTCTTGACGATACTACTCTTCGCCACAACCAAGCGGCTATCAAAAAACAATTATCTAAGTTTTTAGATTTTGACTCTGATGCCGAAAACAAAGCTGAATTGGTGAATAACTATGATTGGATGAAGAACTTCACTTTTTTAGATTTTGTACGTGATGTAGGTAAACACATTACAGTAAACTACATGATGGCAAAAGACTCGGTTAAGAAAAGATTAACTGGTGAAGCCCGTGATGGATTGTCATTCACTGAATTTACCTATCAGTTACTACAAGCTTATGACTACTTACACTTATTAGAATCAAGAGGTGTAAAACTACAAATGGGTGGATCAGATCAATGGGGCAATATTACCACAGGTGCCGAACTCATTAGAAGAACAAATGGACAAGAGGTATTTGGATTAACATGTCCTCTTATCACCAAAGCTGATGGGGGTAAATTTGGTAAAACAGAATCTGGAAACATCTGGCTAGATCGTCGTTATACTTCTCCTTATAAGTTCTACCAATTCTGGTTAAATGTAAGCGATGAAGACGCAGCTCGTTATATCAAGATCTTTACTACACTTTCACAAGAAGTTGTAACTGAATTAACAGAAGAACATTCAAAAGCTCCTCATGAACGTATTTTACAAAAGCGTTTAGCTAAAGAAATCACTGTAATGGTACACTCTGAAGAAGATTATGAAGCAGCAGTTGAAGCTTCAGAAATCCTTTTTGGAAAATCTACATCAGAAACACTTCGTAAGATTGATGAAGATACTCTTCTTTCAGTTTTTGAAGGCGTTCCTCAATTTGAAATTGAAAAATCATTATTAAATGACGGAACAAAAGCGATTGATTTATTCGTTGATCATGCAGAAATTTTCCCATCAAAAGGAGAATTAAGAAAATTAATTAAAAATAATGGTGTTTCTTTGAATAAAGAAAAATTAGATGATCCTGAAATGTTAATTACTGATAAAGAATTACTTAACAATAAATACTTACTTGTACAAAGAGGTAAAAAGAATTATTTCTTAGTTATTGCTAAATAA
- a CDS encoding aminoglycoside phosphotransferase (InterPro IPR002575~KEGG: bth:BT_4240 hypothetical protein~PFAM: Aminoglycoside phosphotransferase~SPTR: Putative uncharacterized protein;~IMG reference gene:2504106037~PFAM: Phosphotransferase enzyme family): MENLSNIISKFKVEATVDSVKGFGGGLINDTYKITTKEVDKPDYILQRINHDIFKNVEMLQNNIVEVTNHIKNKLIENKTEDIDRKVLQFIPTLDNKYYFFDGKNYWRIMKFIPNADTFETVNSKYAKFAGEAFGEFQAMLADIPVKLEETIPNFHNMEYRLEELRNAIKNDPKGRVAEVQLYIDEILSRKDEMCKGEKLHREGKLPKRICHCDTKVNNMMFDKDGSVLCVIDLDTVMPNFIFSDFGDFLRTGANAVKEDDKNFDKVEFRMDIFKAFTEGYLSSAKSFLTPIEIENLPYAAALFPYMQCVRFLTDYINGDIYYKIEYPEHNLVRTKNQFMLLKSVEENKSEMIKFIASCL, encoded by the coding sequence ATGGAAAACTTATCAAACATAATATCTAAATTTAAAGTTGAAGCCACAGTCGATTCTGTTAAAGGTTTCGGTGGAGGATTAATTAACGACACTTATAAAATTACTACAAAAGAAGTTGACAAGCCTGATTATATTCTACAAAGAATAAATCATGATATCTTCAAAAATGTAGAGATGCTTCAAAACAACATCGTTGAAGTAACTAATCACATAAAGAATAAGCTAATCGAAAATAAAACTGAAGACATTGACAGAAAAGTGCTTCAGTTCATCCCTACCCTTGATAATAAATACTACTTTTTTGATGGTAAGAACTATTGGAGAATAATGAAATTTATTCCTAATGCAGATACCTTCGAAACAGTAAATTCTAAATATGCTAAATTTGCAGGAGAAGCCTTTGGTGAATTTCAAGCAATGCTAGCTGATATACCTGTAAAACTAGAAGAGACGATACCCAACTTCCATAATATGGAATATCGCCTAGAAGAGCTTAGAAATGCCATTAAAAACGATCCTAAAGGTAGGGTTGCAGAAGTACAACTTTATATTGACGAAATTTTAAGCCGCAAAGACGAAATGTGCAAAGGTGAAAAGCTTCATAGAGAAGGAAAATTACCTAAGCGTATATGCCATTGCGACACGAAAGTGAACAATATGATGTTTGACAAAGATGGCTCCGTTCTATGTGTTATCGATTTGGATACTGTAATGCCCAACTTTATATTCTCTGATTTTGGGGATTTTTTAAGAACAGGAGCAAATGCAGTGAAAGAAGATGATAAAAACTTCGATAAAGTTGAGTTTAGAATGGATATTTTTAAAGCATTTACAGAAGGATATCTTAGCTCTGCAAAAAGTTTTCTTACTCCAATTGAAATCGAAAACTTACCATACGCAGCAGCTTTATTCCCTTATATGCAATGTGTCCGCTTCCTGACAGACTATATCAATGGGGATATCTACTACAAAATAGAATATCCTGAACACAACTTGGTGCGTACAAAGAACCAATTTATGCTTTTAAAAAGTGTAGAAGAAAATAAATCAGAAATGATAAAATTTATTGCTTCTTGCTTATAA
- a CDS encoding hypothetical protein (KEGG: bfr:BF0187 hypothetical protein~SPTR: Putative uncharacterized protein;~IMG reference gene:2504106038), giving the protein MKQLDVKKISIANIPVDAIPALLDKEKVAFQKLDEVNWDEYPYCPNVRFRIAYSKDAFILNFKVTEESVRANSSADNGPVWTDSCVEFFVIPNNDGIYYNLECNCAGTILIGAGKERENRERAPKEVLEQVQRWSSLGRDPFDERIGECSWEVALIIPFTAFFKHEIKDLSEQSIKANFYKCGDELQTPHFISWNAIQVEKPDFHCPKFFGSLHCL; this is encoded by the coding sequence ATGAAACAGTTAGACGTTAAAAAAATTAGTATTGCTAACATCCCTGTAGATGCTATTCCAGCTCTCTTAGATAAAGAAAAAGTAGCATTTCAAAAGTTAGATGAAGTGAATTGGGATGAATATCCTTACTGCCCAAATGTGAGATTTAGAATAGCTTATTCTAAAGATGCTTTCATACTAAATTTTAAGGTTACAGAAGAAAGTGTAAGAGCAAATAGCTCTGCTGATAATGGACCAGTCTGGACTGATTCGTGCGTTGAGTTTTTTGTTATACCCAACAATGATGGAATATATTACAACCTAGAGTGTAATTGTGCTGGAACAATATTAATTGGTGCTGGTAAAGAAAGAGAAAATAGAGAAAGAGCACCCAAAGAAGTGTTAGAACAAGTACAAAGATGGTCTAGCTTAGGAAGAGATCCTTTTGATGAACGCATAGGAGAATGCAGTTGGGAAGTAGCTCTTATTATCCCATTTACAGCATTCTTTAAACATGAAATTAAAGATTTAAGCGAACAATCTATTAAAGCGAATTTTTATAAATGTGGAGATGAACTTCAAACACCTCATTTTATCTCTTGGAACGCAATACAAGTAGAAAAACCAGACTTCCATTGCCCTAAGTTCTTTGGATCACTACATTGTTTATAA
- a CDS encoding hypothetical protein (KEGG: bfs:BF0158 hypothetical protein~SPTR: Putative uncharacterized protein;~IMG reference gene:2504106039) has protein sequence MNSIKQILKIAFSIVSTIIVLYSCASIGRPDGGPLDETPPKFVGSTPDIQATNVDKKKITILFDEYIKLENANEKVVVSPPQIQQPLIKPSGKKVVVTLEDSLKANTTYTIDFGDAIVDNNEGNPLGDFTFTFSTGSQIDTLAISGTVLAAKDLEPIKNILVGLHENLNDTAFTKEPFLRVARTDSKGEFTIHGIAPGKYRVYALKDIDQNYVFSQKSEWIAYSDSIYIPTVEERIKQDTIWKDSLTVDSIHTHKYTHHLPDDIILKAFEEDFYNQYLIKHERKQENILTLYFAEYPDTIPTIKGLDFDESDLVADYRLPSDTIYNFWVKDSLLYQRDTLTIQLDYLHTDTLNQLVAKTDTLRFTFKHKKVDKEKESKKNKDKKEEDLTPFLQIKPDISSNFNVYDYLRLSFEEPIKYFDNNKIHIMQKNDTLWNEIKDFTFEQDQEFIKQFNIYHEWIPDESYKIIVDSLAFQGIYGLYTNTFEQEFKIKKLEEYGTVQFNISGVDSEDSPIIVELLDSSDKVVRTVKANNGTADFYYLDPGKYSARLIIDKNNNGKWDTGNFENNLQPEDVYYYPQMVEFKANWSANQDWNIKQTPLPKQKLNELKKQKPDDDKKKKTNEERRRRR, from the coding sequence ATGAACAGCATCAAACAAATACTCAAAATAGCATTCAGCATAGTTAGTACAATAATAGTATTGTACTCATGTGCTAGTATAGGAAGACCCGATGGAGGTCCTTTAGATGAAACTCCTCCAAAATTTGTAGGTAGTACACCTGATATACAGGCCACAAACGTAGATAAGAAAAAAATAACGATCCTATTTGATGAATATATCAAGCTAGAAAATGCCAATGAAAAAGTAGTGGTTTCTCCTCCACAAATACAGCAACCTCTAATTAAGCCAAGTGGTAAAAAAGTAGTGGTTACTTTAGAAGATTCCTTGAAAGCAAACACAACCTATACCATCGACTTTGGCGATGCAATAGTGGATAATAATGAAGGAAATCCATTAGGAGATTTTACTTTTACATTTTCTACAGGTAGTCAGATAGATACACTTGCTATTTCGGGAACTGTATTGGCTGCAAAAGATTTAGAACCCATCAAAAATATTTTGGTCGGACTACATGAAAACTTAAATGATACAGCATTTACAAAGGAGCCCTTCCTGAGAGTTGCACGCACAGACTCTAAAGGAGAATTTACAATTCATGGTATAGCTCCAGGAAAATATAGAGTATATGCCTTGAAAGACATAGATCAAAACTATGTCTTTTCTCAAAAAAGTGAATGGATTGCTTATTCTGATTCTATTTATATACCTACAGTTGAAGAACGAATTAAGCAAGATACTATTTGGAAAGATAGTTTAACTGTCGACTCAATTCATACTCATAAATATACCCATCACCTACCCGATGATATTATTCTAAAAGCATTTGAAGAAGATTTCTACAATCAATATCTCATAAAGCATGAAAGAAAACAAGAGAATATTCTTACTCTCTATTTTGCTGAATACCCAGATACTATTCCAACTATCAAAGGATTAGATTTTGATGAATCGGATCTAGTGGCAGACTATCGATTACCTTCTGACACAATATATAATTTCTGGGTAAAAGATTCCCTTCTTTATCAGAGAGATACTCTTACTATACAGTTAGATTATTTACATACTGACACATTAAATCAATTAGTCGCTAAAACAGATACTTTACGCTTTACATTCAAACATAAAAAGGTAGATAAAGAAAAAGAATCAAAGAAAAATAAAGACAAAAAAGAGGAGGATTTAACACCTTTTTTACAAATAAAACCAGATATCTCATCCAATTTTAATGTATATGATTATCTAAGACTCTCATTTGAAGAGCCAATAAAATATTTTGATAATAATAAGATACATATCATGCAAAAAAATGATACATTGTGGAATGAGATAAAAGATTTTACATTTGAACAGGATCAAGAATTCATTAAACAATTTAATATTTACCATGAATGGATACCAGATGAATCTTATAAAATTATTGTAGACTCACTCGCATTCCAAGGTATTTATGGATTATACACAAATACTTTTGAACAAGAATTCAAAATAAAGAAGTTAGAAGAATATGGAACTGTACAATTCAATATATCAGGAGTTGACAGTGAAGACTCTCCTATTATCGTAGAACTACTAGATTCTTCAGATAAAGTTGTGAGAACTGTAAAAGCGAACAATGGGACAGCAGACTTTTATTATCTAGATCCAGGAAAATATAGCGCAAGACTTATTATAGATAAAAATAATAATGGAAAGTGGGATACAGGCAACTTTGAGAACAATTTACAGCCTGAAGATGTATATTATTATCCACAGATGGTGGAATTTAAAGCGAATTGGAGTGCTAACCAAGATTGGAATATAAAACAAACTCCATTACCTAAACAGAAACTTAACGAACTTAAAAAACAGAAGCCTGATGATGACAAGAAGAAAAAAACAAATGAAGAACGTAGAAGGAGGAGGTAA
- a CDS encoding hypothetical protein (KEGG: bth:BT_3342 hypothetical protein~SPTR: Putative uncharacterized protein;~IMG reference gene:2504106040~PFAM: Protein of unknown function (DUF3108)) gives MMTRRKKQMKNVEGGGKILTLLAILLLLCINLNPINAQCKIKNIAMVDGEEITYDLYFHWSFVWKKAGDAIFTTKSTTYKGTPSYKMELLASSNKSADVFFKMRDTLTCIVSNDLEPLYFRKGAEEGKRFTVDEAKYSYTNNQVIVEQSRTWKDGRRQDHHFESDQCVYDMLSILAKARSINPENYKSGDRINFPMATGRRIDDIILEFRGTENIKTENRTTFRCIVFALIEKDKKKKEKDLITFYISDDNNHLPIKLKFNLNFGSAQVTLRTIKGQKYPLQSIVK, from the coding sequence ATGATGACAAGAAGAAAAAAACAAATGAAGAACGTAGAAGGAGGAGGTAAAATTCTAACTCTTTTAGCGATTCTCTTATTGTTATGCATTAACCTAAACCCAATTAATGCACAATGTAAGATAAAAAATATAGCCATGGTAGATGGCGAAGAAATTACGTATGATCTCTACTTCCATTGGTCTTTTGTTTGGAAAAAAGCTGGTGACGCTATCTTTACAACAAAGAGTACAACTTACAAGGGTACACCTTCTTACAAAATGGAATTATTAGCATCGAGTAACAAAAGTGCTGATGTATTCTTTAAAATGAGAGATACTCTTACTTGCATAGTAAGCAACGACTTAGAGCCTCTTTATTTTAGAAAAGGAGCAGAAGAAGGTAAAAGATTTACAGTAGATGAAGCAAAATACAGCTACACGAATAACCAGGTTATAGTAGAACAAAGTAGAACATGGAAAGATGGACGTAGGCAAGATCATCATTTCGAGAGTGATCAATGCGTTTATGATATGCTAAGTATATTAGCTAAAGCAAGATCCATTAACCCTGAAAATTATAAATCGGGAGATAGAATCAATTTTCCAATGGCTACAGGTAGAAGAATAGATGATATTATATTAGAGTTCAGAGGAACAGAAAATATTAAAACAGAAAATAGAACTACATTTAGATGTATCGTATTTGCTTTAATAGAAAAGGATAAAAAGAAAAAAGAAAAAGATTTAATCACTTTTTATATTTCAGATGATAATAATCATCTACCTATCAAGCTCAAATTTAATTTAAATTTTGGATCTGCTCAAGTAACACTAAGGACAATCAAAGGACAAAAATATCCTCTACAATCTATTGTCAAATAA